The DNA segment ACTCCGGCTTTTAACGCGCTATTAACCAAGGCCTGCCATCGATTGACATACGCTTTTCCTTGACCTTTTTTGAATCCAGGAGGGAAAGCGCCGACAAGGGTTTGTACGTTACGAGATTGCAATTGGTTTATGATCAGTGGGTTTGCTACCGAGCATTCAGAATCTAAGTTCAGCGCAAAGCAGGGAAGGGATAATTTTTCCAGTTCTTTGAGCCTTTCTGATGTAGTCCTTGTGCCGAAAACGGATTGTCCTTCAGAATGTAGACGTTGTGTTAGCGGAAGGCCAAGCCAACCTGCTCCAACGATAGCAATGTTAGTCATCAACCGCTCTCAATTACACGGAAAGGATACGCAATACTTTGTCAGCATGCTCAGCCACTTCAATACCTTCGTTCGTCAAATAACCACCGTCTGACATGGTACATAGATTTTTGGTATATAAACGTTTCACTGCTGCTTGTAGTTCTTCTGATGCGTCATTGTGAACTTTGATACCTTTTGCTGCGCTGCTTATATCGAACTGAAGAAGTAGATTAAGTTCGGTGATGTTTTCTTCTGTATATTTCATGTTTAATTCCTTAACAATTTATCTTTATCTGCCATCAACATTAAATTGCATTGCGCTTCGGAACAAGAATCTGTGCAAAGAACTGTTAGCTATGATGGAAATGGTTAGTTTTAGAGCAATATACAGCGTTATTGTAGGGAAAGCACCTGCCTTAGGATATAGCTAAAAACAATAAAGAACATCACCTTTATAGCTGGAATGAAGCCCCATATAAAATAAATTTGGCGAAGCTATAATTCGGCTTGAAATGTGAGCTAGATCATAGGAATATCCGCGTATTATTTGAGTAACCCAGAGAACATTGAAATGAATATGAATCAATTTGATTCATTATTACCGCCTCAAATGGCAGAAAAAGCGGCAGAAGCGGGGGTTGGGAAAGCAACGAAAGACCCAATGAAATCTTTTTTATTGGCAATTACTGCTGGTATCCATATTGGTATTGCATTTGTTTTTTACACCACGGTTACCACAGGTACTGAATCAGTTCCGTATGGATACAGCCATTTCATTGGTGGGTTGGCATTCAGCCTCGGTCTCATACTTGTTATTATCACTGGTGGAGAGTTATTCACCAGTTCTGTACTTACATTAGTAGCGCACGCAAGTGGTAAGATTACTTGGCGTAGTTTGATATCTAATTGGTGTGTGGTTTATTCAGG comes from the Vibrio sp. DW001 genome and includes:
- a CDS encoding TIGR02647 family protein, translating into MKYTEENITELNLLLQFDISSAAKGIKVHNDASEELQAAVKRLYTKNLCTMSDGGYLTNEGIEVAEHADKVLRILSV